A window of the Roseovarius sp. S88 genome harbors these coding sequences:
- a CDS encoding zinc-dependent peptidase: MSLLFIFGLICFVLGVLLYRRRKRVEHREQLLKAGLSDTERKIVADTVPLLRNLPPDMQTRLEGKMNLFLDQVEFIGCNGLDVTEEMELSIAAQACLLVLNTDAWYDHLRTILIYPGAFKSKTREHDGYVVRESEVVRSGESWQYGPVILSWAHSKQGALNTEDGHNVVLHEFAHQLDGLSGHTDGAPLLANGQSFAEWERVFTTGYERHVKKTEAGHKTVLSPYAATNHEEFFAVAVEVFFEKATQLQSEEPEVYAQLSELLQLDPATWQ; this comes from the coding sequence ATGTCCCTCCTTTTTATCTTCGGTCTGATCTGCTTCGTTCTGGGCGTTTTGCTCTATCGCAGGCGCAAAAGGGTCGAGCACCGCGAACAGCTATTGAAGGCCGGGCTGTCAGACACGGAACGCAAGATTGTGGCAGATACCGTGCCACTCCTGCGCAACCTGCCGCCAGACATGCAAACCCGTCTTGAAGGCAAGATGAACCTGTTCCTTGATCAGGTTGAATTTATCGGCTGCAACGGGCTTGATGTCACCGAAGAGATGGAGTTGTCCATTGCCGCGCAAGCCTGTCTTCTGGTCCTTAACACCGACGCCTGGTACGACCATCTGCGCACCATTTTGATCTATCCCGGCGCGTTCAAATCCAAAACCAGAGAGCATGACGGCTATGTCGTGCGTGAATCCGAAGTCGTGCGCTCTGGCGAAAGCTGGCAATATGGGCCAGTGATCCTGTCCTGGGCGCATTCCAAACAAGGCGCGCTCAACACCGAGGATGGCCACAACGTCGTGCTGCATGAATTTGCCCATCAGCTTGACGGCCTGTCCGGTCATACCGATGGCGCGCCGCTTTTGGCCAATGGTCAAAGTTTCGCAGAATGGGAACGCGTTTTCACTACAGGCTATGAGCGTCACGTCAAAAAGACAGAGGCAGGGCACAAAACTGTCCTAAGCCCATACGCTGCCACCAACCATGAAGAGTTCTTTGCCGTTGCAGTGGAAGTCTTTTTTGAAAAGGCGACCCAATTGCAAAGTGAAGAGCCTGAGGTCTATGCGCAGCTGTCAGAGCTTTTGCAGCTCGACCCGGCGACTTGGCAGTGA
- a CDS encoding ATP-binding cassette domain-containing protein — protein sequence MRDAVLHGGAPGAGLSSPLLTLDRLRLEDGAHCLIEDVTLRLQSDGITVVMGPNGAGKSVLLRLLHGLTAPSAGHVLWKGAPLTPEIAKRHSLVFQKPVLLRRSVAANIDFILRARGLRGEGLRWDALRRVGLLDKVSHPARRLSGGEQQRLALARALVTSPELLMLDEPTANLDPGATQMIERIVKETANQGTKVIFVTHDIGQARRLAGDVVFVHKGQLEEHSPANQFFTSPQTAAAKAYLSGDIVT from the coding sequence ATGCGTGATGCGGTTCTGCATGGCGGCGCACCAGGTGCAGGCCTCTCCTCGCCGCTGCTGACTTTGGACAGGCTGCGGCTGGAGGACGGGGCGCATTGCCTGATCGAGGACGTGACGCTGCGCTTACAGAGCGATGGGATCACCGTCGTTATGGGACCGAACGGCGCGGGCAAGAGTGTCTTGCTGCGGTTGTTGCACGGGTTGACTGCGCCCAGTGCGGGGCACGTTTTGTGGAAGGGCGCGCCGCTGACACCTGAGATTGCGAAACGGCATTCGCTGGTGTTTCAAAAGCCGGTCCTGCTGCGGCGCTCGGTGGCGGCCAATATCGATTTCATCCTGCGCGCGCGCGGTCTTCGCGGAGAGGGCCTGCGGTGGGATGCGTTGCGGCGTGTGGGTCTGTTGGACAAGGTCAGCCACCCGGCGCGCCGCCTGTCGGGCGGAGAGCAGCAACGTCTGGCCCTGGCTCGCGCGCTGGTCACGTCGCCCGAACTTTTAATGCTGGACGAGCCAACGGCCAACCTGGATCCCGGCGCCACGCAAATGATCGAGCGCATCGTCAAGGAAACCGCCAATCAGGGCACCAAGGTCATATTCGTCACGCATGACATCGGACAGGCCCGCAGGCTGGCAGGCGACGTGGTCTTTGTACACAAAGGGCAACTGGAAGAGCACAGCCCGGCGAACCAGTTTTTCACCTCCCCTCAAACTGCCGCTGCAAAGGCCTATTTGTCAGGAGACATTGTGACATGA
- a CDS encoding flavin monoamine oxidase family protein, whose amino-acid sequence MSHFDAIVIGGGLAGLAACVLLEEQNLSACLIEARGDLGGRVRSFTDPDGGFAGDAGPSWVWPGYQPTVARWLKRLDLPIFEQYTQGSGLLDYGPQREVEARMLPHQAGSYRLEGGTARLVAAMADQLSRTQVILNTPVTSSAVDGNGVTVTTSDSTHDAPRVLVAMPPRLAARLRWTPALPAALKQDLTSVPTWMASQAKVVLRYDRPFWRDKGLSGRVLSQAGPCGEIHDLCDPGSKQGILFGFLNWPVEMRQLRADALKHAVLDQLTRCFGPKAEAVRGLEIFDWAQEPFTTDALDLEGPFRHPDPPPRRLQNVQCDGRVMFACAECSSQSPGLIDGALDAAEQAVARLLAHRL is encoded by the coding sequence ATGTCTCACTTTGACGCCATTGTCATAGGAGGGGGTCTGGCAGGGCTCGCGGCCTGCGTCTTGCTAGAGGAGCAAAATCTCTCGGCCTGTCTCATCGAAGCCCGGGGGGATCTGGGTGGGCGCGTCCGGTCTTTTACCGACCCAGACGGCGGCTTTGCCGGAGATGCCGGACCAAGCTGGGTCTGGCCAGGGTATCAACCCACTGTGGCGCGCTGGCTCAAGCGGCTCGATTTGCCCATTTTTGAGCAATACACCCAAGGGTCGGGCCTTCTGGATTACGGACCCCAGCGCGAAGTCGAGGCCCGGATGCTGCCACATCAGGCAGGGTCCTATCGGCTGGAGGGCGGTACGGCGCGGCTGGTCGCGGCAATGGCCGACCAACTATCCCGCACGCAGGTGATCTTGAACACGCCCGTGACGTCGAGTGCAGTGGACGGCAACGGCGTCACAGTCACCACATCCGACAGCACGCATGACGCACCCCGGGTGCTGGTAGCCATGCCGCCCAGACTTGCCGCCAGGCTTCGTTGGACCCCCGCACTACCTGCCGCGCTCAAGCAGGATCTGACATCTGTACCGACCTGGATGGCCTCGCAGGCCAAGGTCGTCCTGCGCTATGACAGACCGTTCTGGCGGGACAAGGGCCTCTCGGGGCGCGTGCTTAGTCAGGCTGGCCCCTGTGGCGAAATCCACGACCTGTGCGATCCTGGAAGCAAGCAGGGGATTTTGTTTGGGTTCCTGAACTGGCCGGTGGAGATGCGACAACTCAGGGCGGACGCGCTCAAACATGCCGTTCTGGATCAGCTTACGCGATGCTTCGGACCGAAGGCAGAGGCAGTTCGTGGTCTTGAGATCTTTGACTGGGCGCAAGAGCCCTTTACCACAGATGCACTCGACCTTGAGGGCCCCTTTCGGCACCCCGATCCGCCCCCGCGCCGGCTTCAGAATGTGCAATGCGACGGGCGCGTGATGTTTGCTTGCGCTGAATGCTCAAGTCAGTCACCGGGGTTGATCGATGGGGCACTGGATGCGGCCGAGCAGGCCGTTGCGCGTCTTCTGGCACATCGCCTCTGA
- the ychF gene encoding redox-regulated ATPase YchF: MGFKMGIVGLPNVGKSTLFNALTKTAAAQAANFPFCTIEPNVGEVAVPDARLDKLAEIAQSKQVIPTRMTFVDIAGLVKGASKGEGLGNQFLANIREVDAIAHVLRCFEDGDVTHVEGRVDPVEDADVIETELMLADLESIEKRRAGLVRKLKGNDKEAVQQDRLLAAAQAMIEDGKPARLVDIDAEDAKTWKNLQLLTTKPILYVCNVDEASAASGNDHSAAVAKMAENQGAAHVVISAQIEEEISQLNEDEAVMFLEEMGLTEAGLDRLIRAGYELLHLETYFTAGPKEARAWTIKAGTAAPQAAGVIHGDFEKGFIRAETIAYDDYVELGGEQAAKEAGKMRAEGKGYIVKDGDVLHFLFNT, encoded by the coding sequence ATGGGCTTCAAAATGGGAATCGTGGGGTTGCCCAATGTGGGCAAGTCGACGCTTTTTAACGCGCTGACCAAGACGGCAGCGGCGCAGGCGGCGAATTTTCCGTTTTGCACGATTGAGCCTAATGTGGGTGAGGTCGCTGTACCCGATGCGCGGCTCGATAAGCTGGCCGAGATTGCCCAGTCTAAACAAGTGATCCCGACGCGTATGACCTTCGTGGACATCGCCGGTCTTGTGAAAGGGGCGAGCAAAGGCGAGGGGCTGGGCAACCAATTCCTGGCCAACATCCGAGAGGTCGACGCCATCGCTCATGTGCTGCGGTGCTTTGAGGATGGCGATGTCACCCATGTTGAGGGCCGGGTGGACCCGGTCGAAGACGCCGATGTGATTGAGACAGAACTGATGCTCGCCGATCTGGAAAGCATCGAAAAACGCCGCGCGGGTCTGGTGCGCAAGCTCAAAGGCAATGATAAGGAAGCGGTGCAGCAGGATCGCCTTCTGGCGGCGGCTCAGGCGATGATCGAAGACGGTAAACCCGCGCGTCTAGTCGATATAGATGCTGAAGATGCGAAGACTTGGAAGAACCTACAGCTTCTGACAACCAAACCGATCCTCTATGTCTGCAACGTGGATGAGGCCAGCGCGGCCTCGGGCAACGATCACTCGGCCGCCGTGGCGAAAATGGCCGAAAACCAAGGTGCCGCGCATGTGGTGATCTCGGCCCAAATTGAAGAAGAGATCAGCCAGCTGAACGAAGACGAAGCTGTCATGTTCCTAGAGGAAATGGGGCTGACAGAGGCCGGTCTCGACCGGCTCATTCGCGCAGGCTACGAGCTCTTGCATTTGGAAACTTACTTTACCGCCGGTCCCAAAGAGGCGCGCGCCTGGACGATCAAGGCAGGCACAGCCGCCCCGCAGGCCGCAGGTGTCATTCACGGTGACTTTGAAAAGGGCTTCATCCGCGCCGAGACGATTGCCTATGACGACTATGTCGAACTGGGTGGGGAACAGGCGGCCAAAGAAGCAGGTAAAATGCGCGCCGAAGGCAAGGGATACATCGTCAAGGACGGCGACGTGCTGCATTTCCTGTTTAACACATGA
- a CDS encoding HlyD family secretion protein: MFELLLTSFPAVIRYFQLKRRGEAITVWNMRTAVFLWAIMAFFLFMVIFYFHPKSYSGLLPFRTVSVVAQTSGPVTEVAVHNGQRVVAGDVLFRIEDSAQKAALSQAKAELDTLAAAEVKAQDSLIVAQAGVAQAQANLDKLKVDLSNAQSLFERNVGSGDAVRELEASVAVAEAELAAADAQVDLAQNDISQAIPAQRAAAEAAVERAQVSVDQTEVHAFNDGVVTQLALSVGSPASTLIISPAMVIIPDRDADAPLRITAGFSQVARATLYEGMPAEVACDSNASLSFRNAVMPAQIVAIQPAVATGQVVPGGRLLEPGNLNARGSMLVYFELLHPEHEAMMLDGSGCIVQTYTNNLSGVTGHIIAATGVVKAVGLRLKVWGAILSGIGLAGGGGH, translated from the coding sequence GTGTTTGAGCTTCTTCTGACATCCTTTCCGGCAGTCATCCGGTACTTTCAGCTCAAGCGCCGAGGAGAGGCCATCACCGTCTGGAACATGCGCACCGCCGTGTTCCTTTGGGCCATCATGGCGTTTTTCCTCTTCATGGTGATCTTCTACTTCCACCCGAAATCCTACTCCGGCCTGTTGCCCTTCCGCACGGTGTCGGTGGTCGCGCAGACCAGCGGCCCGGTAACAGAAGTCGCCGTCCACAACGGCCAGAGGGTTGTGGCGGGCGATGTGCTTTTCCGTATTGAAGACAGTGCGCAAAAGGCGGCTTTGTCTCAGGCCAAGGCAGAGCTCGACACTCTGGCCGCCGCAGAGGTCAAAGCGCAGGACTCTCTGATTGTCGCGCAAGCAGGCGTGGCACAGGCGCAGGCCAATCTGGACAAGCTAAAGGTCGACCTTTCAAACGCACAATCGCTTTTCGAACGCAATGTCGGCAGTGGCGACGCCGTGCGGGAACTTGAGGCGTCTGTCGCTGTTGCCGAGGCGGAGCTGGCCGCGGCCGATGCGCAGGTGGATTTGGCGCAAAACGACATTTCCCAAGCCATTCCGGCGCAGCGCGCGGCGGCGGAAGCGGCCGTGGAGCGTGCGCAGGTGTCGGTGGATCAAACCGAAGTGCACGCATTCAATGATGGGGTGGTCACGCAACTTGCGCTGAGCGTCGGAAGCCCCGCCTCCACCCTGATTATCAGCCCCGCAATGGTCATCATCCCGGACCGGGACGCCGACGCGCCACTGCGCATCACGGCGGGCTTCTCGCAGGTGGCGCGCGCCACGCTTTATGAGGGCATGCCAGCCGAAGTAGCCTGTGACAGCAACGCAAGCTTGTCGTTTCGCAACGCGGTCATGCCCGCACAGATCGTCGCGATCCAACCTGCCGTGGCCACCGGCCAGGTGGTGCCCGGCGGACGGCTTCTGGAACCCGGAAACCTGAATGCGCGTGGGTCCATGCTGGTCTACTTTGAGCTCCTTCACCCTGAACACGAGGCGATGATGCTGGATGGAAGCGGATGCATCGTACAGACTTACACCAACAATCTGAGCGGTGTGACGGGGCATATCATTGCAGCCACCGGCGTGGTCAAAGCCGTGGGCTTGCGGCTCAAGGTCTGGGGTGCGATCCTCTCAGGCATCGGGCTTGCCGGAGGCGGTGGGCACTAA
- the trpA gene encoding tryptophan synthase subunit alpha, with product MTRIDAKFAELTTAGKKAFVAYVMAGDPDYETSLEVIRGLPEAGVDIIELGLPFTDPMADGPTIQLAGQRALEAGMTLERTLQMAREFRKTDDSTPIVMMGYYNPIFNRGVEQFLTDAKAAGIDGLIVVDLPPEEDDELCIPAQKAGLNFIRLATPTTDDKRLPKVLQNTSGFVYYVSITGITGAAAAEAADVAPEVARIKAATDLPIVVGFGIRTPETSREIASVADGCVVGSAIVAKLGDGDSPADVLNFVRGLADGAHSA from the coding sequence ATGACCCGCATCGACGCCAAATTCGCAGAGCTTACCACCGCCGGAAAGAAGGCCTTTGTGGCTTATGTCATGGCGGGCGATCCTGATTATGAGACTTCCCTGGAAGTGATCAGAGGCCTGCCCGAGGCAGGTGTGGACATCATTGAGCTGGGCCTGCCCTTCACCGATCCCATGGCGGATGGACCAACCATTCAGCTTGCTGGTCAGCGCGCACTTGAGGCGGGCATGACACTGGAGCGGACGTTGCAGATGGCACGTGAGTTCCGTAAAACCGATGACAGCACGCCGATTGTGATGATGGGATATTACAACCCGATCTTTAATCGCGGTGTTGAGCAGTTTCTGACGGATGCCAAGGCGGCGGGCATCGACGGGCTGATCGTGGTGGATTTGCCGCCCGAAGAGGATGACGAGCTCTGCATTCCGGCGCAGAAGGCGGGGCTGAATTTCATTCGCCTGGCCACGCCAACCACCGATGACAAGCGTCTGCCCAAGGTGCTTCAGAACACGTCCGGCTTTGTCTATTACGTGTCGATCACCGGCATCACCGGTGCCGCAGCGGCTGAGGCCGCGGATGTGGCCCCCGAGGTGGCGCGCATCAAGGCGGCGACAGACCTGCCCATCGTTGTGGGCTTTGGGATCCGCACACCAGAGACCAGCCGAGAGATCGCAAGCGTGGCCGATGGCTGCGTTGTTGGCTCGGCCATTGTGGCCAAGCTTGGGGACGGAGACAGCCCCGCGGATGTTCTGAACTTTGTGCGTGGTCTCGCGGACGGCGCGCATTCGGCTTGA
- a CDS encoding helix-turn-helix transcriptional regulator, which translates to MSEAPSVTDPDYLTVKELADLLRLKERKVYDLAASGDVPCSRVTGKLLFPRQDILAWINQGQSGGMVANASRPAVFLGSHDPVLEWALRHSRCELATFFDGSLDGLARVRAGEGVAAGLHVYDGVSGTWNVPVVEAGFAGQNMVLVGFATRRRGLVMEHDLMRRIHGVADLGGRRVVERQPESGTAKLFQDLLDQAGLRSSEVQTVEVARSEMEAVLTVSQSGADVAFGLEPLARQFGLGFVPVIEEQFDLLVDRKAWFDEGFQRFVAFCNSKVFHAQIKTQAGYDVSDFGKVRWNG; encoded by the coding sequence ATGTCTGAGGCTCCGAGTGTCACTGACCCCGACTATCTGACGGTCAAGGAACTGGCAGACTTGCTGCGCCTGAAGGAGCGAAAAGTGTATGATCTGGCCGCGTCGGGCGACGTGCCATGTTCGCGCGTCACAGGCAAGCTGCTCTTTCCTCGGCAGGATATTCTGGCCTGGATCAACCAGGGACAGTCTGGCGGAATGGTTGCCAACGCATCACGCCCGGCTGTGTTTTTAGGCAGCCATGATCCCGTGCTGGAATGGGCGTTGCGGCATTCGCGCTGTGAGTTGGCGACGTTTTTTGATGGAAGCCTTGATGGGTTGGCCCGCGTTCGGGCAGGTGAGGGTGTTGCGGCGGGCTTGCACGTCTATGACGGCGTGTCCGGGACGTGGAATGTTCCGGTGGTCGAAGCCGGGTTTGCAGGACAGAACATGGTTCTGGTCGGGTTTGCCACGCGGCGACGGGGATTGGTCATGGAGCATGACCTGATGCGCCGGATACACGGCGTGGCCGATCTTGGCGGGCGGCGGGTTGTCGAACGGCAACCCGAATCCGGTACAGCCAAACTTTTCCAGGACTTGCTGGATCAAGCCGGGCTGAGGTCATCGGAGGTGCAAACGGTCGAGGTGGCGCGCAGCGAAATGGAAGCGGTGCTGACCGTCTCGCAAAGCGGGGCGGATGTGGCCTTTGGGTTGGAGCCTCTGGCGCGTCAATTCGGATTGGGCTTTGTGCCTGTGATTGAGGAACAGTTTGACCTGCTTGTTGATCGAAAGGCGTGGTTTGACGAGGGTTTTCAACGCTTTGTCGCCTTTTGTAACAGCAAGGTGTTTCACGCACAGATCAAAACACAGGCGGGATATGACGTGTCCGACTTCGGCAAGGTGCGCTGGAACGGATAG
- a CDS encoding substrate-binding domain-containing protein, protein MISVRLSALAVALCLAQETAADTTIVVQSTTSTANSGLYDHLLPLFEAESGMSVNVVAVGTGQAIKNASNCDGDVLLVHAKAAEEAFVAAGYGLARADLMYNDFVLVGPREDPARVKGLEDVQKALTQIADAGALFVSRGDDSGTHKKEMQLWTDAGLDPVAASGTWYRETGSGMGATLNVGVGMAAYVMTDRATWLSFGNKGDFEVLVEGDPDLFNQYGVIVVNPGHCPNVAFEPAQSFVDWLLSKDGQDAIGAYDRNGAQLFFPNAAGG, encoded by the coding sequence ATGATCTCAGTGCGTTTGTCAGCTTTGGCTGTTGCGCTCTGCCTTGCGCAAGAAACGGCAGCGGACACAACCATTGTCGTACAATCAACCACGTCGACGGCCAATTCAGGGCTTTACGACCACCTGCTGCCGCTTTTTGAGGCTGAAAGCGGGATGTCCGTGAACGTAGTCGCCGTGGGGACCGGGCAGGCAATCAAGAATGCCTCAAACTGTGATGGCGACGTGCTTTTGGTGCATGCCAAGGCGGCAGAAGAGGCCTTTGTGGCGGCCGGATATGGGCTGGCGCGGGCCGACCTGATGTACAACGACTTTGTTCTGGTGGGCCCAAGGGAAGATCCTGCGCGTGTAAAGGGCTTGGAGGATGTGCAAAAGGCCCTGACTCAGATTGCAGATGCGGGCGCGCTATTTGTCTCTCGCGGAGATGACAGCGGAACCCATAAGAAAGAAATGCAGCTCTGGACCGACGCTGGTCTTGATCCGGTGGCTGCCTCTGGCACGTGGTATCGCGAAACAGGGTCTGGCATGGGGGCAACGCTCAATGTTGGAGTAGGCATGGCGGCCTATGTGATGACAGATCGCGCCACCTGGCTGAGCTTTGGCAACAAGGGCGATTTCGAAGTGCTTGTTGAGGGCGATCCGGATCTTTTCAATCAATATGGGGTGATCGTTGTGAACCCGGGTCATTGTCCCAATGTCGCATTTGAGCCTGCGCAAAGCTTTGTTGACTGGTTGCTGTCCAAAGACGGGCAGGACGCGATTGGGGCATATGACCGCAACGGCGCGCAGCTCTTCTTCCCGAATGCGGCGGGCGGATGA
- a CDS encoding alpha-hydroxy acid oxidase, whose protein sequence is MPVITSIADLKRIYERRVPRMFYDYAESGSWTEQTFRENTSDFQDIYLRQRIAVDMSNRSTATQMIGQDVSMPVALAPVGLTGMQHADGEIKAARAAENFGVPFTLSTMSICSIEDVAENTTKPFWMQVYTLKDDDFMQRLFDRAKDAKCSAAVITVDLQVLGQRHKDLKNGLSAPPKLTMKSIANMMTKVQWGLGMLGTKRRFFGNIVGHASGVTDPSSLSSWTAEAFDEALNWDRIRQFRKMWDGPLIIKGIIDARDAKEALNVGADAIIVSNHGGRQLDGALSAIRALPDIMDAVGDKIEVHLDSGIRTGQDVLKAIALGAKGTYIGRAYVYGLGAMGEAGVTKALEVIHKELDISMAFCGHTDITKVDRDILMIPKGFTGDWMA, encoded by the coding sequence ATGCCCGTCATCACCTCGATCGCCGACCTCAAACGCATCTATGAGCGCCGGGTCCCACGGATGTTTTACGACTATGCCGAAAGCGGCAGCTGGACCGAGCAGACATTCCGCGAGAACACATCGGATTTTCAGGACATCTACCTGCGGCAGCGGATTGCGGTCGACATGTCTAACCGTTCAACCGCCACGCAGATGATTGGACAGGATGTGTCCATGCCCGTGGCGCTGGCACCTGTCGGGCTGACAGGGATGCAACATGCCGATGGCGAAATCAAAGCGGCACGGGCGGCTGAAAACTTTGGTGTGCCGTTTACGCTGTCCACCATGTCGATCTGTTCGATTGAGGATGTGGCCGAGAACACCACAAAGCCGTTCTGGATGCAGGTCTACACACTCAAGGATGATGATTTCATGCAGCGGCTGTTTGACCGAGCGAAGGACGCCAAATGCTCAGCAGCAGTGATTACGGTGGACTTGCAGGTTCTTGGTCAGCGCCATAAGGACCTCAAGAACGGGCTGAGCGCACCACCAAAACTAACGATGAAATCCATCGCCAACATGATGACAAAGGTGCAATGGGGCCTGGGCATGCTGGGCACGAAACGGCGGTTCTTTGGCAATATCGTGGGTCATGCGAGCGGTGTGACCGACCCTTCTTCACTAAGCTCCTGGACAGCGGAAGCGTTTGACGAAGCGCTCAATTGGGATCGCATCCGCCAGTTTCGCAAGATGTGGGACGGGCCGCTCATTATCAAAGGCATTATTGATGCGCGCGATGCCAAAGAGGCGCTCAATGTCGGGGCCGATGCGATCATCGTTTCCAACCATGGCGGGCGGCAGTTGGACGGCGCGCTTTCAGCCATTCGCGCCCTGCCCGATATCATGGATGCGGTGGGCGACAAGATCGAAGTGCATCTCGACAGTGGTATCCGCACTGGCCAGGACGTATTGAAAGCCATCGCCCTGGGCGCCAAGGGCACCTATATCGGGCGCGCTTATGTTTACGGTCTGGGGGCTATGGGTGAGGCGGGCGTGACCAAGGCGCTGGAGGTCATTCACAAAGAGCTTGATATCTCCATGGCGTTTTGTGGGCACACAGACATCACCAAGGTTGATCGGGATATCTTGATGATTCCAAAGGGTTTCACAGGTGACTGGATGGCCTGA
- the betC gene encoding choline-sulfatase: MSRPNILFIQVDQLAAQFLRSYGDPVCHAPNLDKLASEGTVFETTYCNFPLCAPSRASMATGRLCSEIGAYDNAAELPASMPTYAHYLRASGYHTALSGKMHFIGPDQHHGFETRLTPDLYPADFSWVPNWGDEGDRDTNDARAVTVAGICERSVQIDFDDLVTFHAIQHLYDLARSDDTRPFFLQVSYTHPHEPYLCQKKHWDLYEDAHIALPAVPAMQADDHDAHSARLLNDFGMLDLRFSDEDIRRARRAYYGSISYLDEMIGRVLDALDATDKRENTVILFTSDHGEMLGERGMWFKKHFFEHALRIPLIISGGAFGPSRVATPASLVDLLPTFMGIAEGQGWTSPIEPLDGQDLSTLLQNPNPDRPILAEYLAEATTAPIFMVRRGAYKYFYSADDPPLLFDIEADPHERTNLAGNAAHAETEAQLQSYVLQRWDSEALRQDIMRSQQRRRLVLTGDMQNTRPRWNHGEAPGSEVIWYRGEGSYNDWAFRYLPVSGKA; this comes from the coding sequence ATGTCACGACCAAACATTCTTTTCATCCAGGTGGATCAATTGGCCGCGCAGTTTCTGCGCAGTTATGGCGACCCGGTTTGTCACGCCCCCAATCTCGACAAACTGGCGAGCGAGGGCACGGTTTTTGAGACCACCTATTGCAACTTCCCGCTTTGCGCGCCGTCGCGTGCGTCGATGGCCACCGGCAGGCTCTGTTCCGAAATCGGGGCTTATGACAATGCCGCAGAGCTGCCTGCCTCCATGCCCACCTACGCGCACTACCTGCGCGCCAGTGGCTATCACACGGCGCTGTCGGGTAAGATGCACTTCATCGGGCCCGATCAGCACCACGGCTTTGAGACCCGCCTGACCCCGGATCTCTATCCAGCAGATTTCTCATGGGTGCCAAACTGGGGGGATGAAGGTGACCGCGACACGAACGATGCGCGCGCGGTGACTGTCGCGGGCATCTGTGAGCGTTCCGTGCAGATAGACTTTGATGACCTGGTGACCTTCCACGCCATCCAGCATCTCTATGATCTCGCCCGCTCTGACGACACACGTCCGTTTTTTCTTCAGGTCTCCTACACTCATCCGCATGAGCCGTATCTTTGCCAAAAGAAACACTGGGACCTCTACGAAGACGCCCATATCGCTCTTCCTGCAGTTCCCGCCATGCAAGCCGACGATCATGATGCACACTCAGCGCGGCTTCTGAATGATTTTGGCATGCTCGATCTGCGCTTTTCTGATGAAGACATCCGCCGCGCTCGCCGCGCCTATTACGGCTCGATCAGCTATCTGGATGAGATGATTGGCCGCGTCCTGGACGCGCTCGACGCCACAGATAAACGTGAGAATACCGTGATCCTCTTTACCTCTGACCACGGTGAGATGCTGGGAGAGCGCGGCATGTGGTTCAAGAAACACTTCTTTGAACACGCCTTGCGCATTCCGCTGATCATCAGCGGGGGTGCGTTCGGTCCATCCCGCGTTGCGACACCGGCCTCTCTTGTGGACCTGCTGCCCACCTTCATGGGGATTGCTGAAGGGCAGGGGTGGACCAGCCCCATTGAGCCTTTGGACGGTCAGGATCTGTCGACACTTCTGCAGAACCCAAACCCGGATCGCCCCATCCTGGCCGAATACCTGGCCGAGGCCACGACTGCGCCGATCTTCATGGTGCGGCGCGGCGCGTATAAATACTTCTATTCCGCTGACGATCCGCCACTTCTCTTTGACATCGAGGCCGATCCACACGAGCGCACCAATCTGGCTGGTAATGCCGCCCACGCCGAGACAGAGGCACAGTTGCAGTCCTATGTCCTGCAACGCTGGGACAGTGAGGCACTGCGGCAGGACATCATGCGCAGTCAGCAAAGACGGCGGCTTGTGCTCACTGGGGATATGCAAAACACACGACCTCGATGGAATCATGGTGAAGCGCCTGGGTCCGAGGTCATATGGTATCGTGGAGAAGGCAGCTACAACGACTGGGCCTTCAGATATTTGCCCGTGTCCGGCAAGGCCTGA